The following are from one region of the Epinephelus fuscoguttatus linkage group LG11, E.fuscoguttatus.final_Chr_v1 genome:
- the ccn6 gene encoding cellular communication network factor 6 isoform X1: protein MLSLLCRSLLLILAQQCFSRAQNNEQLAARDGRAAAERRQFCQWPCKCPQRPFCAPGVSSVLDGCGCCKSCARQIGEPCNERDICDPHKGMYCDFSADRPRFEVGVCAYMMAVGCDLNGAHYENGEGFQPSPLYKCTCIAGAIGCTPVFFQKPAGLLGPAPLMGNMPAGLRSGQSPKKHQQDTTYMTAYRDPPLAWKRNCLIQTTPWSPCSKTCGLGISVRVSNDNGKCEMRKDRRLCLLRPCEKSVMKTVKVPKGKTCRPKFQAKKAEKLTLSGCTSTKKFKPTYCGVCTDKRCCVPNKSRMIKVNFTCKGGSNTQWKMQWITSCVCQKKCNDPGDMFSDLRLL from the exons TGCTTCAGCAGGGCTCAGAACAATGAGCAGCTAGCTGCTAGAGATGGGCGGGCTGCTGCTGAGAGGCGGCAGTTCTGCCAGTGGCCCTGCAAGTGTCCGCAAAGACCCTTTTGTGCCCCGGGAGTGAGCTCTGTCCTGGATGGGTGTGGCTGCTGCAAGAGCTGTGCCAGGCAAATCGGAGAGCCATGCAACGAGAGGGACATCTGTGACCCACACAAGGGAATGTACTGTGACTTTTCAGCTGACAGGCCCAGGTTCGAGGttggagtgtgtgcat ACATGATGGCAGTAGGCTGTGACCTGAATGGGGCCCACTATGAGAACGGAGAAGGTTTCCAGCCCAGCCCCCTCTATAAGTGCACATGTATTGCTGGAGCCATCGGCTGCACCCCTGTTTTTTTCCAGAAGCCTGCCGGCCTCTTAGGTCCCGCCCCGCTGATGGGCAACATGCCAGCTGGCCTTCGCAGCGGCCAGAGCCCAAAGAAGCATCAGCAGGATACTACCTACatgacag CTTACAGGGATCCTCCTTTAGCCTGGAAAAGGAACTGTCTAATCCAGACCACCCCCTGGAGCCCCTGTTCCAAAACCTGCGGCTTGGGCATCTCTGTGCGTGTCAGCAACGACAACGGCAAATGTGAGATGAGGAAGGACCGACGCCTGTGTCTGCTGCGGCCATGTGAGAAGAGTGTGATGAAGACTGTTAAG GTGCCAAAGGGAAAGACATGCCGGCCTAAATTCCAGGCAAAGAAAGCAGAGAAGCTGACACTCTCAGGCTGTACCAGTACCAAGAAGTTTAAGCCCACATACTGCGGTGTCTGTACAGACAAGCGCTGCTGTGTCCCCAACAAGTCCCGGATGATCAAGGTCAACTTCACGTGCAAGGGAGGCTCCAACACACAGTGGAAGATGCAGTGGATAACATCCTGCGTGTGCCAGAAGAAGTGCAATGATCCAGGCGACATGTTTTCTGACCTGCGGTTACTCTAA
- the ccn6 gene encoding cellular communication network factor 6 isoform X2: MLSLLCRSLLLILAQQCFSRAQNNEQLAARDGRAAAERRQFCQWPCKCPQRPFCAPGVSSVLDGCGCCKSCARQIGEPCNERDICDPHKGMYCDFSADRPRFEVGVCAYMMAVGCDLNGAHYENGEGFQPSPLYKCTCIAGAIGCTPVFFQKPAGLLGPAPLMGNMPAGLRSGQSPKKHQQDTTYMTAWKRNCLIQTTPWSPCSKTCGLGISVRVSNDNGKCEMRKDRRLCLLRPCEKSVMKTVKVPKGKTCRPKFQAKKAEKLTLSGCTSTKKFKPTYCGVCTDKRCCVPNKSRMIKVNFTCKGGSNTQWKMQWITSCVCQKKCNDPGDMFSDLRLL, from the exons TGCTTCAGCAGGGCTCAGAACAATGAGCAGCTAGCTGCTAGAGATGGGCGGGCTGCTGCTGAGAGGCGGCAGTTCTGCCAGTGGCCCTGCAAGTGTCCGCAAAGACCCTTTTGTGCCCCGGGAGTGAGCTCTGTCCTGGATGGGTGTGGCTGCTGCAAGAGCTGTGCCAGGCAAATCGGAGAGCCATGCAACGAGAGGGACATCTGTGACCCACACAAGGGAATGTACTGTGACTTTTCAGCTGACAGGCCCAGGTTCGAGGttggagtgtgtgcat ACATGATGGCAGTAGGCTGTGACCTGAATGGGGCCCACTATGAGAACGGAGAAGGTTTCCAGCCCAGCCCCCTCTATAAGTGCACATGTATTGCTGGAGCCATCGGCTGCACCCCTGTTTTTTTCCAGAAGCCTGCCGGCCTCTTAGGTCCCGCCCCGCTGATGGGCAACATGCCAGCTGGCCTTCGCAGCGGCCAGAGCCCAAAGAAGCATCAGCAGGATACTACCTACatgacag CCTGGAAAAGGAACTGTCTAATCCAGACCACCCCCTGGAGCCCCTGTTCCAAAACCTGCGGCTTGGGCATCTCTGTGCGTGTCAGCAACGACAACGGCAAATGTGAGATGAGGAAGGACCGACGCCTGTGTCTGCTGCGGCCATGTGAGAAGAGTGTGATGAAGACTGTTAAG GTGCCAAAGGGAAAGACATGCCGGCCTAAATTCCAGGCAAAGAAAGCAGAGAAGCTGACACTCTCAGGCTGTACCAGTACCAAGAAGTTTAAGCCCACATACTGCGGTGTCTGTACAGACAAGCGCTGCTGTGTCCCCAACAAGTCCCGGATGATCAAGGTCAACTTCACGTGCAAGGGAGGCTCCAACACACAGTGGAAGATGCAGTGGATAACATCCTGCGTGTGCCAGAAGAAGTGCAATGATCCAGGCGACATGTTTTCTGACCTGCGGTTACTCTAA